One region of Labrus mixtus chromosome 1, fLabMix1.1, whole genome shotgun sequence genomic DNA includes:
- the LOC132977575 gene encoding leucine-rich repeat-containing protein 49, with protein sequence MEPERSQKHNNDRYAFLTPMVNSCKLHFTTDKPTVPERAKRKTDSQDLVKEISMKTTQTVNHCNPEQENMLYAHRQRGLVQTSSVPSLACESIDSSAHNPVPLAGCAKSGFDSDSNAAPETRNKVKRPTHSAGARYYSTILNRPKPADGSGGCKYSTVPENPFTPLPCEHYESSFQRIDLDRRSLETCPHLGNTDGLQFLNLQHNLITTVQHLSYLQKLVFLNLYDNHITEMTGIEALSSLRILMLGKNRILKICYLESLSKLNILDLHDNQISRIENLSHLSELQVLNLAGNNISRVENLQGLNRLTELNLRHNCISVLTEVDRLPCLQRFFLGCNNITSFDQLACLGESRSLSELTLDGNPVALETWYKQAVLRCVLHLKQLDMKRITDEERRMAGVQARKEEEKKKESHKQTIHKEKRRLAIRNAAQQWEGVKTCLELPPTNGAKDEVSPENSPAHCPAQTNGLGQEPSPEEPRRVSPGSGPERPSGGTENRLRTNSRPNSPRDPKLVEPGSGSVQSLSLSDSHLAELDGDTLRLFGLGALEALERGWGVQTAGAVTVITFRYINFDAIVPTLPRTRVKFPNLSHLIFLETNISRLPQLAALAQVRRLDQLTIHPEGNPVVSLALWRSFIIYRLNHFNLQRINGQEVTMNDVIAAERVFGTLGHIAATETPRCRLLLLLEESRKRQLQFLLEGRGRRAGLSPEELRDNGKLLGEGLSRALFNYPSRDCSAESPEEGSVESSERSAMVEQYLQELVQRASDTYLKGEALHKLWPSVFAEMVRDCVLEMKDRAAFRQASLAKISETK encoded by the exons ATGGAGCCGGAGCGAtctcagaaacacaacaacgACAGATATGCGTTTCTTACTCCTATG GTCAACAGCTGCAAACTGCACTTTACAACTGACAAACCAACAGTGCCAGAAAGAGCAAAGAGGAAG ACTGACTCTCAAGATCTTGTAAAAGAAATAAGCATGAAAACCACCCAAACAGTAAATCATTGTAACCCTGAGCAAG AAAACATGTTATATGCACATAGACAGAGAGGACTTGTCCAGACATCTTCTGTACCCTCACTTGCCTGTGAGTCAATAGATTCCTCGGCACATAACCCAGTGCCACTTGCGGGTTGTGCTAAAAGTGGTTTCGATTCAGATTCAAATGCTGCACCAGAAACTAGGAACAAGGTTAAGAGACCAACCCACAGTGCAGGGGCCAGATACTACTCTACTATTTTAAACCGTCCTAAGCCAGCAG ATGGCTCGGGGGGATGTAAGTACAGCACAGTCCCTGAAAATCCTTTCACTCCGTTGCCATGTGAACATTATGAATCCAGTTTTCAAAGGATTGACTTGGACAG gCGATCTCTTGAAACATGTCCCCACCTGGGTAATACGGATGGTCTACAGTTTCTCAACCTTCAGCATAATCTAATCACAACTGTCCAGCATCTTTCATATCTGCAAAAGCTAGTTTTCCTTAACTTGTATGACAATCACATCACTGAAATGACTGGCATTGAAGCTCTGAGCTCTCTGAGGATCCTGATGTTGGGGAAAAACAG aattCTTAAGATATGCTATCTGGAAAGCCTGTCCAAGCTAAACATCCTGGATTTGCATGACAATCAG ATCTCCAGGATAGAAAACCTGTCTCATCTAAGCGAGCTGCAAGTCTTGAACCTGGCAGGAAACAACATCTCCAGAGTTGAGAACCTGCAGGGCCTGAACAGATTGACTGAACTCAACCTGCGCCACAACTGCATCTCTGTCTTG aCTGAGGTGGACCGCCTGCCCTGCTTGCAGCGCTTCTTTCTCGGCTGCAACAACATCACCAG TTTTGATCAGCTAGCCTGTCTCGGAGAGTCACGCTCCCTTTCTGAACTCACCCTGGATGGGAATCCTGTAGCCCTGGAGACATGGTACAAGCAGGCCGTCCTGCGCTGTGTGCTTCACCTGAAACAGCTGGACATGAAGCGCATCACA GACGAGGAGCGGCGCATGGCTGGTGTACAGGCtcgaaaagaagaggagaagaagaaggagagtcACAAGCAGACAATTCATAAG GAGAAGCGACGTCTGGCTATCCGTAATGCAGCACAGCAGTGGGAGGGGGTTAAGACCTGTCTGGAGCTGCCACCAACAAATGGAGCTAAAGATGAAGTCAGTCCGGAAAACAGCCCTGCCCACTGCCCCGCCCAGACCAATGGCCTCGGACAGGAGCCTTCTCCAGAAGAACCCag ACGGGTAAGCCCAGGTTCAGGACCAGAGCGACCATCAGGGGGAACGGAGAACAGACTCCGCACCAACAGTCGTCCAAACAGCCCACGAGATCCAAA GCTTGTGGAGCCGGGCAGCGGCAGTGTTCAGAGCTTGTCCCTCTCTGACAGTCACCTGGCGGAGCTTGATGGTGACACTTTGCGGTTGTTCGGACTGGGAGCCCTGGAGGCCCTGGAGAGGGGCTGGGGAGTCCAGACTGCTGGTGCTGTCACTGTCATAACCTTTCGCTACATCAACTTTGACGCCATTGTACCAACACTGCCGAGAACAAGGGTCAAGTTCCCCAATCTGTCG catctGATCTTCTTGGAAACCAACATCAGCCGGCTGCCACAGCTGGCGGCCCTGGCTCAGGTGAGGCGTCTGGACCAGCTGACAATCCACCCAGAGGGCAACCCAGTGGTCAGTCTGGCTCTGTGGCGCTCCTTCATCATCTACCGCCTCAACCACTTCAACCTTCAGAGGATCAATGGCCAGGAG GTGACCATGAATGATGTGATCGCTGCAGAGCGTGTGTTTGGTACACTGGGTCATATAGCAGCCACCGAAACTCCACGCTGccgtctcctcctgctgctcgaGGAGTCCAG GAAACGCCAGCTGCAGTTCTTATTGGAGGGGCGTGGCCGGCGGGCAGGGCTCAGTCCGGAGGAGCTGCGAGACAATGGGAAGCTCCTGGGAGAAGGCCTGAGCAGAGCGCTGTTCAACTACCCGAGCAGAGACTGCAGTGCAGAGAGCCCTGAG GAGGGTAGTGTAGAGTCGTCGGAGCGTTCTGCCATGGTAGAGCAGTACCTCCAGGAGTTGGTCCAAAGGGCATCAGACACCTACCTGAAAGGTGAGGCTCTGCACAAGCTCTGGCCCTCCGTGTTTGCTGAGATGGTGAGGGACTGTGTGTTGGAGATGAAAGACCGAGCCGCCTTCCGCCAAGCCAGCCTTGCAAAGATCTCTGAGACCAAGTGA